A single Saccharolobus shibatae B12 DNA region contains:
- a CDS encoding DUF1286 domain-containing protein, which produces MNLVRLRTHYVFSTGLLTLLDSVLFHEYFYYTLIFSGIVSVIGNSLIDRIGHKEIATRYGYIPVRTPLTHTIPRSIAWGIISVVPILIPLLIYYYGLSYHEYYFSLNNKVVLLTLLNGVIIGPSHMLLDVFTERGIYVKKHGKWRRFALAHFRYDNPAINGLAIIAGAVMIYLAYL; this is translated from the coding sequence ATGAATCTTGTGAGGCTCAGAACCCATTACGTCTTTTCGACGGGACTATTGACACTTCTGGACTCCGTACTCTTTCATGAATATTTTTACTACACTCTAATCTTTAGCGGAATAGTTTCAGTAATAGGTAATTCCTTGATTGATAGGATCGGCCATAAGGAGATCGCAACTAGGTACGGATATATCCCAGTAAGGACACCGTTGACCCACACAATCCCCAGAAGTATAGCTTGGGGTATAATCTCCGTAGTCCCAATCCTTATCCCCCTATTGATTTATTATTACGGATTGAGCTATCACGAATACTATTTCTCCCTTAACAATAAAGTAGTGTTACTAACACTGTTAAACGGTGTAATTATTGGACCCTCCCATATGCTCTTAGACGTATTCACCGAGAGGGGAATCTACGTTAAAAAACACGGAAAATGGAGAAGATTTGCATTAGCACATTTCAGATATGATAATCCGGCAATTAACGGTTTAGCAATAATAGCTGGTGCCGTAATGATATATCTGGCTTATCTCTGA
- a CDS encoding zinc ribbon domain-containing protein: MKTKLLIPVVLAIAIVAISVTTMSALMGSSSKIVALSSSGAQAIFGGSWEVLQNQTYLKVYPTENITIYYANGTNVTIPFPQHVKTLDHEVLVGNINGTKVKMMINVVQFTSNVSHFVLPLSHFIQDEHHHHHFSQNYMLIYNSTEYNGYRVIYFASNAPYPHTILIAYKGPTLIEVTLNGYVASMAQMEEVLNNI, encoded by the coding sequence ATGAAAACTAAACTTCTAATCCCTGTAGTTCTTGCGATAGCCATAGTTGCAATTTCAGTAACTACAATGTCAGCCCTTATGGGTTCTTCATCAAAGATTGTTGCTCTCTCCTCCTCTGGAGCTCAAGCAATCTTTGGAGGTTCTTGGGAAGTATTGCAAAACCAGACTTATTTGAAAGTATATCCTACAGAAAACATCACCATATATTACGCTAATGGAACTAACGTTACTATACCATTTCCCCAACATGTCAAGACATTAGACCATGAAGTGCTCGTAGGTAATATAAATGGGACTAAAGTTAAAATGATGATAAACGTAGTTCAATTCACTTCAAATGTTAGTCACTTCGTTCTTCCTCTATCCCATTTTATACAAGATGAACATCATCACCACCACTTCTCACAGAACTACATGCTAATCTATAACTCTACTGAATATAATGGGTATAGGGTGATTTACTTCGCCTCTAATGCTCCATATCCACACACCATATTAATAGCATATAAGGGTCCAACGTTGATAGAAGTCACCTTAAATGGATATGTAGCTTCAATGGCGCAGATGGAGGAAGTATTAAATAATATCTAA
- a CDS encoding ABC transporter ATP-binding protein, producing MKFVEIRDLQVTYLGKDKPSIVVDKLDIEEGESVLVTGRSGSGKSTLVSVINGVIPHLINAEVKGEVRVFGLDVKSTPTHEISRYVGTLLQDPDTQAFNYTVIDEVAFGVENYMISRDEMIKRVEEAMKICGIWHLRDREINTLSGGELQRTILASVLAMRPKALILDEPTSNIDPQGTREILELVKTFRSEGISLVLVEHKIERVLPFVDRIIVVEEGKIAVDVRKDEIVDKADFLHSLGLEIPDYMLFLKKNGFRRIDYEYLRKTYTYKPPSRIEGKGETLYASLKVKTKSGRYLINTKISLKQGTITALMGKNGSGKTTLLKAIVGLIDKKRLIVEEEKVIVGGVDLSKAKLAERGKFIAYLPQFFDVMFIKRTVEDEVKFSMKNRGIYDEKRLGEVLKTFSLDVYRKEDPLVLSMGQRRRVAMASVLAGGAKVILMDEPTSGQDWYHRQILGKELLELREKGYTILVVTHDSRFVDRFADYLLVMNEGKIALEGKPEEVFSKSLKHGIEPPLEYELGGLIKNEQFS from the coding sequence GTGAAGTTTGTGGAGATTAGGGATCTCCAAGTAACTTACTTAGGCAAAGATAAGCCCAGCATAGTGGTAGATAAACTTGATATAGAAGAAGGGGAATCCGTTTTAGTAACTGGTAGGTCGGGAAGTGGGAAGTCAACATTAGTGAGCGTTATTAACGGTGTAATTCCACACTTAATTAACGCAGAAGTAAAAGGAGAAGTCAGAGTTTTTGGACTTGACGTCAAGAGCACACCCACACATGAAATATCTAGATACGTGGGTACACTACTGCAAGATCCGGATACTCAAGCTTTTAATTACACTGTAATAGATGAGGTTGCTTTCGGCGTGGAAAATTACATGATAAGTAGGGATGAGATGATAAAGAGGGTCGAAGAGGCAATGAAGATATGTGGTATTTGGCATTTGAGGGATAGGGAGATTAATACTTTATCTGGAGGGGAACTTCAAAGAACTATCTTAGCGTCAGTTTTAGCCATGAGACCTAAGGCGTTAATTTTAGACGAACCAACTTCCAATATAGACCCTCAAGGTACTAGGGAAATTTTAGAGCTAGTAAAGACCTTTAGATCTGAGGGAATTAGCCTTGTCTTAGTTGAGCATAAAATAGAGAGAGTATTACCCTTTGTTGATAGAATAATTGTAGTAGAAGAGGGAAAAATTGCTGTAGATGTCAGAAAAGATGAGATTGTGGACAAGGCAGATTTTCTCCACTCTTTGGGTCTTGAAATACCAGATTATATGTTATTCTTAAAGAAAAACGGTTTTAGGAGAATAGATTACGAGTATTTAAGGAAAACTTATACTTATAAACCACCTTCTAGAATTGAGGGAAAGGGAGAAACATTATACGCAAGTCTAAAGGTTAAGACGAAAAGTGGGAGGTATCTGATTAATACTAAAATATCATTAAAACAAGGTACTATAACAGCGTTAATGGGTAAGAACGGTTCTGGGAAAACCACTTTATTGAAGGCAATTGTCGGTTTAATCGACAAGAAAAGGCTGATAGTAGAAGAGGAGAAGGTTATAGTTGGCGGTGTAGATTTAAGTAAGGCTAAGTTAGCGGAAAGGGGAAAATTCATAGCTTATTTGCCACAATTCTTTGACGTTATGTTCATAAAGAGAACCGTTGAGGATGAGGTTAAGTTCTCAATGAAGAATAGAGGTATATACGATGAGAAGAGGTTAGGAGAGGTTTTGAAGACGTTCTCTCTAGATGTCTATAGGAAGGAAGATCCCTTAGTTCTCTCCATGGGGCAAAGGAGAAGAGTTGCAATGGCCTCAGTACTAGCAGGTGGGGCTAAGGTTATACTAATGGATGAGCCGACAAGTGGACAAGACTGGTATCATAGGCAAATCTTAGGAAAAGAACTCTTAGAATTAAGGGAAAAAGGATATACTATACTGGTTGTGACTCATGATTCCAGATTTGTTGATAGATTTGCTGATTATTTATTAGTAATGAACGAGGGAAAAATCGCGCTAGAGGGGAAACCGGAGGAGGTTTTCAGTAAGTCACTAAAACATGGTATAGAACCTCCATTAGAATACGAATTGGGAGGTTTGATAAAAAATGAACAATTTAGTTGA
- a CDS encoding HAD family hydrolase — MYRAIFVDFGNTLVGFKPAFYEKLQTILREHGYDVDIRRVFRAYVKAMAVNNYSQPTDIKEFLYNLNIPPSDRLISHIRGSDIRDGEAFIYDDVMEFLETIRSTNTKLILLSNSSPRTKKLLEELGLVKYFDDLVLSHEIGIVKPNPKIFAIAISKGGYPALHIGDIYEIDYVGARRSYVDAILLDRYDFYPEIKEKVRNLREIIPMITKNL; from the coding sequence GTGTATAGAGCGATTTTCGTAGACTTTGGAAACACGCTAGTTGGTTTTAAACCAGCATTTTATGAGAAATTACAAACTATCCTGAGAGAACACGGTTACGATGTTGACATTAGAAGGGTCTTCAGAGCCTATGTGAAAGCCATGGCTGTTAATAACTATTCCCAACCAACTGATATTAAGGAATTCCTATATAATTTGAATATTCCTCCAAGTGATAGACTGATCAGCCATATAAGGGGTTCTGATATAAGGGACGGGGAAGCATTCATATATGACGATGTGATGGAATTTTTAGAAACTATTAGAAGTACCAACACTAAATTAATCTTATTAAGTAACTCATCACCTAGGACCAAAAAGTTGTTGGAGGAATTGGGATTAGTAAAGTACTTTGATGACTTAGTCTTATCTCACGAGATTGGTATTGTTAAGCCTAACCCTAAAATCTTCGCCATTGCAATTTCAAAGGGAGGATATCCAGCTTTGCATATAGGGGATATATATGAAATTGATTACGTGGGAGCTAGGAGAAGCTATGTAGATGCAATATTGTTGGACAGATACGATTTTTACCCTGAGATCAAAGAGAAAGTAAGGAATTTAAGAGAGATAATTCCAATGATCACGAAAAATCTCTAA
- a CDS encoding oxidoreductase yields the protein MDLSKLLEPIRIGDVVLKNRIAMSPMISNLGTPEGYPSDTHIAYLAERAKGGVGLIITEYTYVNHVDARGSVNELGMYSDELTPKFMRLTELIHALGSKIFVQLVHVGRKTRKDIIWGNKPIAPSPIPIMDEVREMTKEDIERVKNDFINAAMRAKRAGFDGIELHGAHGYLLAQFLSPATNKRNDEYKDGVRFVEEILKGIKEKVKITVGIRISVTEFDNEGLTPEMVAEIGKRLEKAGIDYIHLSAGRDGPLGSSMPYYYKRLAFLEEAKVVRDAVNVPLFLVGSMITPEDAIKAREIGDVVVLGRQLLADPYWLEKAKRDLPIRPCIRCNQSCRGVVYKEVRCDVNPELGWELLPPLEKGKGGVIVVGGGVMGLEAARVLALRGFTVTLYEQNNRLGGQFLLYKDPWKVKEFLELISYYEKELKRLNVEVKLNAKMECSDCIMAIPDYEIPKMPDVKGEKVLIDSNLYVYHDYAFELAKYNEVFMTERSFKGLDRTREYLLRKELSEVGVKFLEERNSMRFDVEIHNVVDDQPSIGKSIQRGYWLGRTFKSY from the coding sequence ATGGATCTATCGAAGCTATTGGAACCAATAAGAATTGGCGATGTCGTTTTAAAGAACAGAATAGCCATGTCCCCAATGATTAGCAATCTAGGCACGCCAGAGGGTTATCCAAGCGATACACACATAGCTTACTTAGCTGAGAGAGCTAAGGGAGGAGTCGGGTTAATTATAACGGAATACACATACGTTAATCATGTAGACGCTAGGGGGTCAGTTAACGAACTTGGAATGTATTCAGATGAGTTAACGCCAAAGTTCATGAGGTTAACTGAGTTAATTCACGCTTTAGGGAGTAAAATTTTCGTTCAATTGGTTCACGTTGGTAGGAAGACTAGGAAGGATATAATTTGGGGTAACAAACCAATAGCCCCTTCTCCCATTCCTATAATGGACGAAGTAAGGGAGATGACTAAGGAAGATATAGAAAGGGTTAAAAATGATTTCATAAACGCAGCAATGAGAGCTAAGAGGGCTGGATTTGACGGAATAGAACTTCATGGAGCTCACGGGTATCTATTAGCCCAATTCTTATCTCCCGCGACAAATAAGAGGAATGATGAATACAAAGATGGTGTAAGGTTTGTAGAGGAAATCCTTAAGGGCATAAAGGAGAAAGTTAAAATCACTGTAGGTATAAGGATTAGTGTAACCGAATTCGACAATGAGGGGTTAACTCCAGAAATGGTAGCTGAAATAGGTAAGAGGCTTGAAAAGGCGGGGATAGATTATATTCACCTTTCTGCTGGTAGGGATGGTCCTTTAGGTTCTAGCATGCCATACTATTACAAGAGATTAGCATTCCTTGAAGAGGCTAAAGTTGTTAGGGATGCGGTTAATGTTCCATTATTCCTAGTGGGATCTATGATAACTCCAGAGGATGCGATTAAGGCGAGGGAAATTGGTGACGTCGTTGTGTTGGGGAGACAATTGTTGGCTGATCCCTATTGGCTAGAGAAAGCGAAAAGGGATTTACCAATAAGACCATGTATTAGGTGTAACCAGTCATGTAGGGGGGTTGTATATAAGGAGGTAAGATGTGATGTTAACCCAGAATTAGGTTGGGAGTTATTACCACCATTGGAGAAGGGAAAGGGAGGGGTTATCGTGGTGGGAGGAGGTGTAATGGGTTTAGAGGCTGCAAGGGTTTTAGCTTTGAGGGGCTTTACTGTAACCTTATATGAACAAAACAATAGGTTAGGAGGACAGTTCCTACTTTACAAGGATCCTTGGAAGGTCAAGGAGTTCTTGGAGTTAATTAGTTACTACGAGAAAGAGTTAAAGAGGCTTAATGTTGAGGTTAAGCTTAACGCTAAGATGGAGTGTTCTGATTGTATAATGGCTATACCCGATTACGAAATACCTAAAATGCCAGATGTCAAGGGAGAAAAGGTGTTGATAGATTCCAACCTTTACGTTTATCACGACTACGCCTTTGAACTTGCTAAATATAACGAGGTTTTCATGACTGAGAGGTCGTTTAAGGGGTTGGACAGAACTAGGGAGTACTTGCTGAGAAAGGAGTTAAGTGAGGTTGGTGTGAAGTTCTTAGAGGAAAGAAATAGCATGAGGTTTGACGTGGAGATACATAATGTCGTTGATGATCAACCCAGTATTGGTAAGTCTATACAAAGAGGTTACTGGTTAGGTAGAACTTTCAAGTCATATTAA
- a CDS encoding PaaX family transcriptional regulator — translation MKIQSLFFTLYGDYVKDSGGTISSKSLIVIFKEFGFSEGAIRAGLHRMKKAGLIVGIKGENRKVSYKLSEKGMLRLLEGTRRVYEKVRRRWDNKWRIVVYNIPENNRELRDRLRRELKWLGFGMLAQSTWISPNPIEDTLKNFINDHYGSSNGIQVDIFVATHLGEPKRLVEKCWNLSEVEQAYRAFLEKWTGVLEKVSSLKSNEAFVTRILLVHEYRKFLNIDPDLPEDLLPSNWIGYIAYDLFMKLREELTPKANEFFYKVYEP, via the coding sequence ATGAAGATACAGTCATTGTTCTTTACACTCTATGGAGATTATGTGAAGGATTCTGGAGGAACGATAAGTTCTAAAAGTCTAATCGTAATCTTTAAGGAATTTGGATTTTCCGAAGGAGCAATAAGGGCAGGATTACATAGAATGAAGAAAGCAGGACTTATAGTGGGAATAAAAGGAGAAAATAGGAAAGTTAGCTACAAATTATCAGAAAAAGGTATGCTAAGATTATTGGAAGGGACTAGGAGAGTTTATGAAAAAGTTAGGAGAAGATGGGATAATAAGTGGAGGATAGTAGTATATAATATCCCAGAGAACAATAGAGAACTAAGAGATAGGTTAAGGAGAGAGCTGAAGTGGCTCGGATTTGGTATGTTAGCGCAATCGACGTGGATCTCACCAAACCCAATTGAAGATACCTTAAAGAATTTCATTAACGATCACTATGGTTCATCTAATGGTATACAAGTAGACATTTTCGTTGCCACTCATCTGGGAGAACCAAAGCGACTAGTAGAAAAGTGTTGGAATTTATCTGAGGTTGAACAAGCTTATAGAGCGTTCTTAGAAAAATGGACTGGAGTACTAGAAAAGGTAAGTAGTCTAAAAAGTAATGAGGCGTTCGTAACTAGGATACTACTTGTCCATGAATATAGAAAATTTTTAAACATTGATCCAGATTTGCCTGAGGATTTATTACCTTCAAATTGGATAGGGTATATAGCATACGATCTATTTATGAAATTAAGGGAGGAACTTACTCCTAAGGCTAACGAGTTCTTTTATAAGGTTTATGAACCATGA
- a CDS encoding FkbM family methyltransferase gives MRIEELKPKPPSLREYLNVKPSNFPSRLFLYYTYLKTYINLRYFNRFPKINEEYTKLLKVEYEDMYWYVRKENLIHDIWMILLHNEPEVRKWISFEKGMIFVDIGAYIGSYTIRAGKRGANVIAFEPNPISFKILELNVKENGLTNNVKFFNKAVWSAICKIELFANNDMTSAYESKGNKIVVDAITLDSLNLKKVNLLKVDVEGGELEVLKGATNTLDITDKILIEVREEFEKDINSLLRANGFRLVKVDMTYDNIGNFLYERAS, from the coding sequence TTGAGAATAGAGGAGTTAAAACCTAAACCTCCGTCATTAAGAGAATATCTTAACGTTAAACCTTCAAATTTCCCATCTAGATTATTCCTATATTATACCTATTTAAAAACATATATTAACTTGAGGTATTTTAACAGATTTCCTAAGATAAACGAAGAATATACCAAACTATTAAAGGTGGAATATGAGGACATGTATTGGTATGTGAGAAAAGAAAATTTAATTCATGATATTTGGATGATATTGCTTCATAACGAGCCAGAGGTTAGGAAATGGATTAGCTTCGAGAAAGGTATGATATTTGTTGACATAGGGGCATATATAGGTTCATATACCATAAGGGCTGGGAAGAGAGGGGCAAATGTTATAGCCTTTGAACCCAATCCTATTTCCTTTAAAATTTTAGAACTTAACGTTAAGGAAAATGGGTTGACCAATAACGTTAAGTTTTTCAATAAGGCAGTTTGGAGTGCAATTTGCAAAATAGAACTATTTGCGAATAATGACATGACTTCAGCCTATGAGAGTAAGGGTAACAAGATTGTGGTTGACGCAATTACTTTAGATTCTCTTAACTTAAAAAAGGTAAATTTATTAAAGGTTGACGTTGAGGGTGGTGAATTGGAAGTATTGAAAGGAGCCACGAATACCTTAGATATAACTGATAAAATTTTGATAGAAGTCAGGGAGGAGTTCGAGAAAGATATAAACTCGTTATTACGTGCAAATGGATTTAGACTAGTCAAGGTCGACATGACTTATGATAATATTGGAAATTTCTTATATGAGAGAGCTTCATAG
- a CDS encoding CaiB/BaiF CoA transferase family protein, whose translation MYRVVELGHVISAPFAGEILAHLGFEVIKVEPIQGDPSRRDDVMGDSMFVFNNRGKKSIAIDLKSNKGKEVFLKLIKESHVLIENLSPYTMEKLGFDEKTLFSVNPNLVYCSIKGYPKGKYENLPAFGTIIESISGIMDANGKARLPASITDMNTSTYCVITILHALLMRKPGHYRVNIVQADAVWLGYYLIAYEEFGKVFEGGKDELPFWAPYELFRSREEEEFYLAVNDDPKFSRLCKLLGLEELLKDERFRTNSDRVKNRKELHELLQDKFTKMKLDDIVNLLSKNDIPVAKMNKLQEVVNAGFIEWEKRYNSNTIIPKLPLPGSLDNKKEPSLGENTVEILRELGYNEEEIKIMIKENVIR comes from the coding sequence ATGTATAGAGTTGTCGAGCTCGGCCACGTTATATCAGCTCCCTTCGCCGGCGAGATCTTAGCACATCTAGGGTTTGAGGTAATAAAGGTAGAGCCTATTCAAGGCGATCCCAGCAGGAGGGATGACGTCATGGGAGATTCCATGTTTGTTTTTAATAATAGAGGTAAGAAGTCAATTGCGATAGACCTAAAGAGCAATAAGGGAAAGGAAGTGTTCCTAAAGTTAATTAAGGAGTCTCACGTACTCATAGAAAATTTATCCCCATATACAATGGAAAAGTTAGGATTTGATGAGAAAACCCTCTTCTCAGTTAATCCAAATTTAGTCTATTGTTCGATAAAGGGTTATCCTAAGGGAAAATACGAGAATTTGCCAGCCTTCGGTACAATCATAGAGAGCATTAGTGGAATAATGGATGCGAATGGAAAGGCTAGATTACCAGCATCAATTACCGACATGAATACTTCGACCTACTGCGTGATCACTATACTTCACGCGTTATTGATGAGGAAGCCTGGACATTATAGGGTAAATATTGTACAAGCTGATGCGGTTTGGTTGGGATATTATTTAATTGCATATGAGGAGTTTGGAAAGGTCTTTGAGGGTGGTAAAGACGAGTTACCTTTCTGGGCTCCATATGAGCTATTCCGAAGTAGAGAGGAAGAGGAATTCTATTTGGCAGTGAACGATGACCCTAAATTCAGTAGATTATGTAAACTATTAGGCTTAGAGGAGTTGCTAAAGGATGAAAGGTTTAGGACTAATTCTGATAGAGTAAAAAACAGAAAGGAATTACATGAGCTATTACAAGATAAGTTCACTAAAATGAAGCTCGATGACATAGTTAACTTACTAAGTAAGAATGATATCCCTGTAGCAAAAATGAATAAACTTCAAGAAGTTGTAAATGCTGGCTTTATAGAGTGGGAAAAAAGATATAATAGCAATACAATAATTCCAAAGCTTCCATTACCCGGTTCACTAGATAATAAAAAGGAGCCCAGTTTAGGGGAAAATACCGTGGAGATATTAAGGGAATTGGGATACAACGAAGAGGAAATAAAGATAATGATAAAAGAGAATGTAATTAGGTAA
- a CDS encoding class I SAM-dependent methyltransferase, with product MHTLMSKNDRYINPLVLDNPLRSLVSPPNRILSRFVKYLKEDYTVVDLGCGPGFFTTILARIVKTVYAVDPDERAIRRLKEKVQKLSLNNVIPYVAPAQKLEFIKDKSIDFVFSNLMLCCTSDHNGALKEIKRILKDNGLAYISVTRSFLIKDKMDVSGDEWKKILGQFKIIREGKNLMERWAVVQQIS from the coding sequence ATGCACACATTAATGAGCAAAAACGATAGATACATTAATCCACTAGTTCTTGATAATCCTTTAAGGTCTCTGGTTTCACCTCCTAATAGGATACTATCAAGATTCGTGAAATATCTAAAAGAGGACTACACGGTAGTGGATTTGGGATGTGGTCCCGGGTTCTTCACTACAATCCTCGCTAGAATCGTGAAAACCGTTTACGCAGTAGACCCGGACGAGAGGGCAATAAGGAGATTAAAGGAGAAAGTCCAAAAGTTGTCTTTGAATAACGTTATACCGTATGTAGCACCAGCTCAAAAACTGGAATTTATTAAAGATAAAAGTATTGACTTTGTTTTCTCTAACCTAATGCTATGTTGTACTTCAGACCACAATGGGGCTCTAAAGGAGATTAAGAGGATTTTAAAGGATAATGGTTTAGCTTACATAAGCGTTACAAGAAGCTTTCTCATAAAGGATAAAATGGATGTTAGTGGAGACGAATGGAAGAAAATACTTGGTCAATTTAAGATAATAAGGGAAGGAAAGAATTTAATGGAGAGATGGGCTGTAGTGCAACAAATTAGTTAA
- a CDS encoding SWIM zinc finger family protein, which yields MYPYLIGVTRNTYYIVMESERNPLESYLVRIVYKDKSVINYSCSCKGFAMRGKCKHIAIAKNKVRFINEERV from the coding sequence ATGTACCCATACTTGATTGGAGTAACTAGGAACACTTATTACATCGTGATGGAATCTGAGAGGAACCCGTTAGAGTCATACCTAGTAAGGATAGTGTACAAGGATAAAAGCGTAATCAATTATTCGTGTAGTTGCAAGGGATTTGCAATGAGAGGAAAATGCAAACACATAGCCATTGCTAAAAATAAGGTGAGATTTATAAACGAGGAGAGGGTATGA
- a CDS encoding energy-coupling factor transporter transmembrane component T family protein, producing the protein MNNLVEQIVSWVIVLYGSAVPALFVIFLIGITGLREITRYETGNTFLYKLNPVIKLVLTIVVMTVAATTIWWIGAILTLILLLSYLTLNEGVRKFGYAFFLTLSTILGGTWSIAPYTPLSILQLAFPNVKQFTVIWKFPSYFQVMGYEQQLTLEALIYGLQTAFRVAPVLLSALLFITTTTGSDIFRMFTKIKIPIAITFSVLVGIRMIPRIFELLDTSVKMQYIRGLGYGKPKIISSLLIVYAIFEAIIPTMVYLFRGAKNLAISADTRGFRAYPSRTSLVELKFTKLDYYGLVIIVVLIVLAIVANLLGFGRTIPYVGA; encoded by the coding sequence ATGAACAATTTAGTTGAACAAATAGTAAGTTGGGTAATTGTTCTCTACGGATCTGCAGTACCAGCTTTGTTTGTAATTTTCTTGATAGGTATAACGGGTTTAAGGGAAATAACGCGTTATGAGACTGGAAACACGTTTCTGTACAAGTTAAACCCCGTTATAAAACTAGTACTCACAATTGTAGTTATGACTGTAGCTGCTACTACTATATGGTGGATAGGTGCTATATTGACCTTAATTCTCCTATTATCGTATCTAACGCTAAACGAGGGAGTAAGGAAATTCGGATATGCGTTCTTTCTGACGCTATCGACAATATTGGGTGGAACGTGGAGCATTGCTCCTTACACTCCACTTAGTATACTACAGTTAGCCTTCCCTAATGTGAAACAGTTTACGGTAATTTGGAAATTCCCATCTTATTTCCAAGTAATGGGGTATGAGCAACAATTAACGTTAGAAGCTCTAATTTACGGCCTTCAGACTGCCTTTAGAGTAGCTCCAGTATTATTGTCAGCCTTACTGTTCATTACTACAACAACTGGGTCTGATATATTCAGGATGTTCACTAAAATAAAGATACCTATAGCGATAACGTTTTCAGTGTTAGTTGGCATAAGGATGATACCTAGGATATTTGAGCTGTTGGATACTTCAGTGAAGATGCAATATATAAGAGGGTTAGGTTATGGTAAACCGAAGATAATATCTTCCCTGTTAATAGTTTATGCGATATTTGAGGCAATAATACCGACAATGGTGTATTTGTTTAGGGGAGCCAAGAACCTGGCAATTTCCGCTGATACTAGGGGATTTAGGGCTTATCCAAGTAGGACAAGTCTAGTGGAGCTTAAGTTTACTAAACTTGATTATTATGGTCTAGTAATAATCGTAGTGTTAATAGTTTTGGCAATAGTTGCTAATTTACTTGGATTTGGGAGAACTATACCATACGTTGGAGCTTAA
- the ssh7a gene encoding chromatin protein Ssh7a — MATVKFKYKGEEKQVDISKIKKVWRVGKMISFTYDEGGGKTGRGAVSEKDAPKELLQMLEKQKK; from the coding sequence ATGGCAACAGTAAAGTTCAAGTATAAGGGAGAAGAAAAACAAGTAGATATAAGCAAGATAAAGAAAGTATGGAGAGTCGGCAAGATGATAAGCTTCACCTATGACGAGGGTGGAGGAAAGACCGGTAGAGGAGCAGTAAGCGAGAAAGACGCTCCAAAAGAGCTATTACAAATGTTAGAGAAACAAAAGAAGTAA
- a CDS encoding class II glutamine amidotransferase, translated as MCRMFAYNGDDKEHLRRLTNCLVKASLNDPLANETHGDGWGIVAITSNNLIHYRSHLPIFKDENLEKILNLLDGEMKVIIHARQASDKKLVSPYYSHPYLESTPKSTLFLAHNGTVDKYKLGSMLGIDPTHMVDSELVAKYLATYDVKEVVKLQDFTQSALNLLIMEINRIDRSSTIYFYNYYRKDRITRKEEYYKLYFNKGAVYSSSLAYTGCEKGEEVKFGNLGEL; from the coding sequence ATGTGTAGAATGTTTGCATATAATGGAGATGACAAGGAGCACTTAAGGAGACTTACTAATTGCCTAGTTAAGGCATCACTAAATGACCCATTGGCTAACGAAACCCACGGTGATGGTTGGGGAATTGTAGCCATTACTAGTAATAATTTAATACACTATAGGAGTCATCTCCCAATATTTAAGGACGAAAATCTAGAGAAAATCCTAAACTTGTTAGATGGTGAAATGAAAGTTATAATTCACGCTAGGCAAGCCAGCGATAAGAAACTAGTCTCTCCCTATTATTCCCATCCTTACTTGGAAAGCACTCCAAAGTCAACACTATTCTTAGCCCATAATGGTACCGTTGATAAATACAAATTGGGTAGTATGCTAGGAATAGACCCCACGCATATGGTTGATTCAGAACTCGTTGCTAAATATTTGGCAACATATGACGTCAAGGAGGTTGTCAAGTTGCAAGATTTTACACAATCTGCATTGAATTTATTAATCATGGAGATAAATAGGATTGATAGATCCTCCACAATCTACTTCTATAATTATTATAGAAAGGATAGGATAACAAGAAAAGAAGAGTACTATAAGTTATACTTTAATAAAGGCGCTGTTTACTCCTCATCTTTAGCCTATACTGGTTGTGAAAAGGGAGAGGAGGTCAAGTTCGGGAATCTGGGAGAGCTATAA